The proteins below are encoded in one region of Deltaproteobacteria bacterium:
- a CDS encoding DivIVA domain-containing protein produces the protein MKLTPLDIQHHEFRKKGGKYESAEVDSFLELVRLDYEDSLRQLEMQRERVSRQEAQLAELHANERILKDAIISAQKIIDDMKVNARKEAEVIVAQSRVEADKIVESARRDVQRIHDEIAEIKRLRVQLESQLRAILHAHHELLEAGSERTREDDNESAKLKVFPQRS, from the coding sequence ATGAAACTGACGCCGCTCGACATTCAGCATCACGAGTTCCGAAAGAAAGGCGGGAAGTACGAATCCGCCGAGGTGGACAGCTTTCTCGAACTCGTGCGTCTCGACTATGAGGACTCCCTGCGCCAGCTCGAAATGCAGCGCGAGCGCGTGAGCCGCCAGGAGGCACAGCTCGCCGAGCTTCATGCCAACGAGCGAATCCTCAAAGACGCCATCATCAGCGCGCAGAAGATCATCGACGACATGAAGGTCAATGCGCGCAAAGAAGCCGAGGTCATCGTCGCGCAGTCGCGCGTCGAGGCCGACAAGATTGTCGAGTCCGCGCGCCGCGACGTGCAGCGCATCCACGACGAGATCGCGGAAATCAAGCGCCTGCGCGTGCAGCTCGAGTCCCAGCTTCGCGCCATTCTTCACGCGCATCACGAATTGCTCGAGGCCGGCAGCGAGCGCACGCGGGAAGACGACAACGAGTCCGCGAAGCTCAAGGTTTTCCCGCAGCGTTCGTGA
- a CDS encoding sugar transferase yields MKILYIDQYYSNRRGNSGTRSHEFARRWVQGGHEVTIVTTASAYSHLAGQRRWLRRSVDDGISVWSLRIPYAQSMGYARRIWSFASFMVVSTVMGLLVPKPDVVFASSTPLTVGVTGAIVAWLRTRPFVFEVRDLWPRAPIELGAIRNRFIIAILEAVERWIYRRAVAINALSPGMAAGVVETGVDPARVSVISNACDFDLRRDPVFQATDDRRTIVYAGALGPANDVADLLGIAAELKRRGRGDIEFVIAGEGSRERSIRERIRDDDLTQFRMTGSLSRAEVGELLANASLAVTCFAPLPVLATNSPNKFFDYLACGVPQITNSPGWLCQLLEESGAGAYWPWGDATAGADLVESLIDHPTRRAVMRRAASELANRFERGRLAGELFNVLRDATRAEVRGWSIAWQGLFDRACALVGLALLSPLLAAVTWKIRREDGGPAFYRPERIGLGGRTFRMWKFRTMVVNAEASGLGLNVESSDPRITRIGTWLRKWSLDELPQLINVVTGDMRLVGPRPALPAHAERYTPEQRERLRVRPGLTGWAQVNGRNSLSWTKNLELDVWYARRRSFRLDLAILMRTLGVVIRREGLYENDAGLGDDFNRFSTSVHDPVTKDREKLP; encoded by the coding sequence ATGAAGATTCTCTACATCGACCAGTACTACTCGAATCGCCGCGGCAATTCCGGCACGCGCAGCCACGAATTCGCGCGGCGGTGGGTTCAGGGCGGGCACGAAGTGACGATCGTTACCACGGCGAGTGCGTACTCGCATCTGGCCGGCCAGCGGCGTTGGCTGCGCCGCAGCGTGGACGACGGCATCTCGGTGTGGAGTCTGCGCATCCCCTACGCGCAGTCCATGGGTTACGCGCGACGCATCTGGTCGTTCGCGTCCTTCATGGTCGTGTCCACGGTGATGGGACTTCTCGTGCCGAAACCCGACGTGGTCTTCGCGAGCAGTACGCCGCTCACGGTGGGCGTGACCGGCGCGATCGTTGCGTGGCTTCGCACGCGACCCTTCGTCTTCGAGGTGCGCGACCTTTGGCCGCGCGCGCCGATCGAACTCGGCGCGATCCGCAATCGTTTCATCATCGCGATTCTCGAGGCGGTCGAGCGCTGGATCTATCGCCGGGCGGTGGCGATCAACGCGCTCTCGCCGGGCATGGCGGCGGGAGTTGTCGAAACCGGTGTCGATCCCGCTCGCGTTTCCGTCATTTCCAACGCGTGCGATTTCGATCTGCGCCGCGATCCCGTTTTCCAGGCCACCGACGACCGCCGCACGATTGTTTACGCCGGCGCTCTCGGACCCGCGAACGATGTGGCCGACCTGCTGGGCATCGCCGCAGAATTGAAGCGGCGCGGGCGCGGCGACATCGAATTCGTGATCGCGGGCGAGGGATCGCGTGAGCGGTCGATCCGCGAGCGGATTCGCGACGACGATCTCACTCAGTTTCGCATGACGGGTTCCCTCTCGCGGGCGGAAGTCGGAGAGCTTCTCGCGAATGCCTCGCTCGCCGTGACCTGCTTTGCCCCCCTGCCCGTTTTGGCGACGAACAGCCCCAACAAGTTTTTCGACTACCTCGCGTGCGGAGTCCCGCAGATCACGAATTCTCCCGGCTGGTTGTGCCAACTGCTCGAAGAGTCCGGCGCAGGGGCTTACTGGCCGTGGGGCGATGCCACGGCCGGGGCCGACCTCGTCGAGTCGCTGATCGACCATCCCACGCGTCGTGCCGTGATGCGCCGCGCCGCCTCGGAGTTGGCGAATCGGTTCGAGCGCGGACGGCTTGCGGGCGAACTGTTCAACGTTCTCCGCGATGCCACGCGTGCCGAAGTTCGGGGATGGTCGATTGCGTGGCAGGGTCTTTTCGACCGCGCGTGCGCGCTCGTCGGACTGGCTTTGCTGTCGCCCCTTCTCGCAGCCGTCACGTGGAAGATCCGCCGCGAGGACGGTGGACCAGCGTTCTACCGACCCGAGCGGATTGGTCTCGGCGGACGAACGTTTCGCATGTGGAAATTCCGCACGATGGTCGTGAATGCCGAAGCGTCCGGCCTCGGCCTGAATGTTGAGTCGAGTGATCCCCGCATCACACGCATCGGCACGTGGCTGCGAAAATGGTCGCTCGACGAGCTCCCGCAGCTCATCAACGTCGTGACGGGTGATATGCGGCTGGTCGGCCCCCGCCCCGCCCTGCCCGCTCACGCCGAGCGCTACACGCCGGAGCAGCGCGAACGACTTCGCGTACGGCCCGGGCTCACGGGTTGGGCGCAGGTCAACGGGCGCAACTCACTGTCGTGGACGAAAAATCTGGAACTCGACGTATGGTACGCGCGCCGACGCAGCTTCCGGCTCGATCTGGCGATCCTGATGCGCACGCTTGGCGTGGTGATTCGCCGTGAGGGCCTCTACGAAAACGATGCCGGACTCGGCGACGACTTCAACCGCTTCTCGACGAGTGTTCACGATCCCGTCACGAAGGACCGCGAAAAACTGCCTTGA
- a CDS encoding bifunctional YncE family protein/alkaline phosphatase family protein translates to MAFGTLRSLTIMSALVAVFFGFGCVSEKGRESSEITANALGASQTPTDRADDPQAEPGSDLPAGAEVDGKIIIPNGRFISPLGNQITGPRFVINMRISPDGQYIYMVSLADRLVAVFDTQTLDFTQQIQLGSVLNGLALNAAGTKLWVSGATENVVYEFDVSGGVLTLNREISRWGNPTGLALSPDETTLYVATSYGNKLFAIDLATGLTTQTWACQNFPYDVVLNDTGTRAYVSNWGSSTVSVVNTTNGQVIDHVVVGKSPEGLIYTGGFVYVAGSDSDEIAVIDTSDNSVVESIDVNPTQDVFGHMPTAMWLSGNALYVACSGYNSIAVIDTSSNALKGHIPTGWYPAAVVTDDAEDIVYVSNAKGQGRGPGGSASSQPGTFSVFDRPDDGDLPALTQEVHDNNLRAANFFTDLDFESPIPTERGLQSEQIKRVIFVMKENKTYDQILGDLDDTEADPSLCVFCGDYYTPNQHALARRFTNCDNFFSETEASLMGHRWSQAMVSNDFTEKSHKAPGAVGEIWTVMYGSQSSEAGTIFEKLVDLGRQFRVYGQVANVVTDIDKLYPYVNLRYGFWNLGLSDETKLREVFNDFDKGLWPPLVYISLPNDHTSGGDPGAPTPEFYVADNDAALGKLVEYVSNSPYWNETAIFVMQDDPQSGADHIDAHRSLGFVISPWAKRGYTSHTFYSMSSMWLTIELILGLPSLTIYDKNVAPMYDAFTMTPDAEPYTAIARQVPLSYNPEVSAVSEWSSRQIWDVPDQVPNMGEILWKMMRPNDPFPYHLSVDREVDEDEEEEESAHAAQYRESVRKWIEYGKARGVEPLKPDLLRDVKRPERIEHDD, encoded by the coding sequence ATGGCATTCGGTACCCTTCGGTCGCTCACGATCATGAGCGCGCTCGTCGCGGTGTTCTTTGGTTTCGGGTGCGTTTCCGAAAAGGGACGCGAATCGTCTGAAATCACCGCGAACGCCCTCGGCGCCTCCCAAACACCAACCGACCGGGCCGACGACCCACAGGCTGAGCCGGGCTCCGACCTGCCCGCCGGCGCGGAAGTGGACGGAAAGATCATCATCCCCAACGGGCGCTTCATTTCGCCGCTCGGAAACCAGATCACCGGTCCGCGTTTCGTCATCAACATGCGGATCTCCCCCGATGGCCAGTACATCTACATGGTCTCGCTCGCCGACCGGCTTGTCGCCGTCTTCGACACGCAGACGCTCGATTTCACGCAGCAAATCCAGTTGGGATCGGTCCTCAACGGCCTCGCGCTCAACGCGGCGGGAACGAAGCTCTGGGTTTCGGGCGCGACGGAAAACGTCGTTTACGAGTTCGACGTCTCCGGCGGCGTACTGACGCTCAATCGCGAAATCTCGAGATGGGGAAACCCGACGGGCCTTGCGCTCTCGCCCGACGAGACGACTCTTTATGTGGCGACATCTTACGGCAACAAACTCTTCGCCATCGACCTCGCCACCGGACTCACGACGCAGACCTGGGCGTGCCAGAATTTCCCCTACGACGTCGTCCTCAACGACACCGGCACGCGGGCCTACGTGAGCAATTGGGGATCCTCGACCGTGTCGGTTGTCAACACGACGAACGGTCAGGTCATCGATCACGTCGTCGTCGGCAAAAGCCCCGAAGGCTTGATTTACACGGGTGGCTTCGTTTACGTCGCCGGTTCGGATTCCGACGAGATCGCGGTGATCGACACGTCGGACAACTCGGTGGTCGAGTCGATCGACGTGAATCCCACGCAGGACGTCTTCGGTCACATGCCGACGGCGATGTGGCTGTCGGGCAACGCTCTTTATGTGGCGTGCTCGGGCTACAACTCGATCGCGGTCATCGACACATCCTCCAACGCGCTCAAGGGGCATATCCCGACAGGATGGTATCCGGCCGCGGTGGTGACGGACGACGCCGAGGACATCGTGTACGTCAGCAATGCGAAGGGTCAGGGGCGCGGTCCCGGCGGCAGCGCCAGTTCGCAGCCCGGGACGTTCTCTGTCTTCGACCGGCCCGACGACGGCGACCTGCCCGCGCTGACGCAGGAGGTTCACGACAACAACCTGCGCGCGGCGAATTTCTTTACCGATCTCGATTTCGAGTCCCCCATCCCCACGGAACGCGGCCTACAAAGCGAGCAAATCAAGCGCGTCATCTTCGTGATGAAGGAGAACAAGACATACGACCAGATTCTCGGCGACCTCGACGATACCGAAGCCGACCCGAGCCTGTGCGTGTTCTGCGGCGATTACTACACCCCCAATCAACATGCGCTCGCGCGACGGTTCACCAACTGCGACAACTTCTTTTCGGAGACCGAGGCGTCGCTGATGGGCCACAGGTGGTCGCAGGCGATGGTGTCGAACGATTTCACGGAGAAATCGCACAAGGCGCCCGGCGCGGTGGGCGAGATCTGGACCGTGATGTACGGATCGCAGTCGTCTGAGGCCGGCACGATCTTCGAAAAACTCGTCGATCTCGGCCGACAGTTCCGCGTGTACGGCCAGGTCGCCAACGTCGTGACGGACATCGACAAGCTCTACCCCTACGTCAATCTGCGATACGGGTTCTGGAATCTCGGACTGTCGGACGAGACCAAGCTGCGGGAGGTCTTCAACGATTTCGACAAGGGCCTGTGGCCGCCGCTCGTGTACATCTCGCTGCCCAACGACCATACGTCGGGCGGCGATCCCGGAGCGCCGACGCCGGAGTTTTACGTGGCCGACAACGACGCCGCGCTCGGCAAGCTCGTCGAGTACGTCAGCAATTCGCCGTACTGGAACGAGACGGCCATTTTCGTGATGCAGGACGACCCGCAGTCCGGCGCGGATCACATCGATGCCCACCGCAGTCTCGGATTCGTCATCAGCCCATGGGCGAAGCGCGGATACACGAGCCACACGTTCTACTCGATGTCGAGCATGTGGCTCACGATCGAGCTGATCCTCGGGCTTCCGTCGCTAACGATCTATGACAAGAATGTCGCCCCCATGTACGACGCGTTCACCATGACGCCGGATGCCGAGCCCTACACGGCGATCGCGCGGCAGGTTCCGCTCTCGTACAACCCCGAGGTGTCGGCGGTCTCCGAGTGGTCGTCGCGCCAGATCTGGGATGTGCCCGATCAGGTGCCGAACATGGGCGAGATCCTCTGGAAGATGATGCGCCCGAACGATCCCTTCCCCTATCACCTGTCCGTCGACCGCGAAGTGGATGAAGACGAGGAGGAAGAGGAAAGCGCGCACGCGGCGCAGTATCGCGAATCCGTGCGCAAATGGATCGAGTACGGGAAGGCGCGCGGCGTGGAGCCGCTCAAGCCGGATCTGCTGCGCGACGTCAAGCGGCCCGAACGCATCGAGCACGACGATTGA
- a CDS encoding glycosyltransferase family 9 protein — MTHSSEPARTLVVSLQGIGNNLLALPLASALARIDGRPVVMLTHSPRVKDVLRLRPEVGDVIAVGDAWYRGNIGGIRLIRELRARRFARAVLAHPAGSRAAALVALSGIAERIAIVSPRMSWGARFLTHGRSYVQGMHDLEHNESLAEMCEAHIDFDRDWPPLRPEQGDVEGARAFLASRGFDPSARYVGLHTGCDGEFPEKRWPEKSFAALARALHNLTGRAAVVFDGPAEAGSGLRVAHFAGSPVLAMNGWGGMAQALGMLAFCDVFAANDSGLMNLAAAAGVPCVAIFGPSEVARTRPWGARHRVIRADRACVPCFHLGPWAGCIHPNRPCLEDVSVEVVLRAVRDLLPK; from the coding sequence GTGACGCACTCCTCTGAACCCGCCCGAACGCTCGTCGTCAGCCTGCAAGGGATCGGCAACAACCTGCTGGCGCTCCCGCTCGCGTCGGCTCTCGCGCGCATCGACGGTCGCCCGGTCGTCATGCTGACGCACTCGCCGCGCGTGAAGGACGTGCTCCGTCTTCGGCCCGAAGTCGGGGATGTGATTGCGGTTGGCGACGCGTGGTATCGGGGAAACATCGGAGGCATCCGGTTGATCCGCGAACTTCGAGCGCGCCGATTTGCCCGGGCCGTTCTGGCGCACCCGGCGGGTTCACGGGCGGCGGCGCTCGTCGCGCTATCCGGAATCGCCGAGCGAATCGCCATCGTCAGCCCGCGTATGTCGTGGGGTGCACGCTTTCTCACGCACGGGCGCTCGTACGTCCAGGGAATGCACGATCTCGAACACAACGAGTCGCTCGCCGAGATGTGCGAAGCGCACATCGATTTCGATCGTGACTGGCCGCCGCTGCGTCCCGAACAGGGCGATGTCGAAGGAGCGCGCGCATTTCTCGCTTCCAGGGGTTTCGATCCGTCCGCCCGATACGTCGGACTGCACACCGGCTGCGACGGTGAATTCCCCGAGAAGCGGTGGCCCGAAAAATCGTTTGCCGCCCTTGCGCGCGCACTTCACAATTTGACGGGCCGCGCCGCAGTTGTCTTCGACGGCCCGGCAGAGGCGGGGTCCGGCCTGCGCGTCGCGCATTTCGCGGGATCGCCGGTCCTCGCCATGAACGGTTGGGGCGGCATGGCGCAGGCGCTGGGCATGCTCGCGTTTTGCGACGTTTTCGCGGCAAACGACTCCGGCCTCATGAACCTCGCCGCGGCTGCCGGTGTGCCGTGTGTCGCCATCTTCGGGCCGAGCGAGGTGGCGCGTACACGTCCGTGGGGCGCGCGGCACCGCGTGATTCGCGCCGACCGCGCGTGCGTGCCTTGCTTCCATCTGGGCCCTTGGGCGGGCTGCATCCACCCGAATCGCCCGTGCCTCGAAGACGTCTCCGTCGAGGTCGTGTTGCGCGCCGTGCGGGACCTGCTGCCGAAATGA